TAACAGGTGGACGTTTTCCCTCCAGCACAACGCTGCACTGATAGGAATCTATAGCCTTCTAAACTGTCATCGCCGATCAAGTGGTCTATTGACTAAATATCTGGGATTAACTTGTTCGGTTGGACCTTTCTGGATGTGGCATGGTTCGGGTGGTTTACCCCTCTGCACTTTATCAGGAGCTGGTGGGTGCGGAAGGTGCAGTGTTGCCTGTTGTTCCAGTCATGTGGCTCTTAGGATAGGTTAAGtaacagatgggacacacgtcggCTACGCtcatatcaatcactgataggtagGAATTGAGCCGACTCCATTTGTCTGATCTTAGTTTGGCCAATACTACCCCAGTCTGCAGTGAGAGTATATTCTCCCCAGTGCTATGAGTGGTGACCCAACTCTGAGAACAGGTTTGACCTTGTAGCTTCTGATCGCTTCAGCTACAATATCCTTATGAACCCGTTCAGACCTGCCTGGTAGGCTGCCTGGTCTAGAGGCTTTACTTTTTAATGCTGAATATCAAACCTTTAATTCCTGGATGGTTGTCTATCCATAAGATGGAAGTTTGAATGGTTACTGTGATAAGGAGATACTTCTTTGATAACATATAATTGTGTCTACGCACtgggtctccacataaaggtgatccaggggtgtgctgcggagacatcctgacgcagttctaagggcaactTTTAGGCAGTACGGCcagcaagcgacttgaggatcTTGTTTCTACCTCGGAGCTTGTCACAAATTTCCTTGGCATATGCAAACGACTCCAAAAGGCTGTCGGATGTGACTCCGAGAATCTGGGGATAATTTATAGTCGTAATGTTTCGTCATTTCGCCTTCGCACTTCTACCATCCATGTAGTGGATAGAGTGGTGGCGTATATCCTCAAATGTAGcagtgaaaaaatttgttagatCAGCAAGGTAGACGTTTAACCTATTgcagatgtcatcaacaatgagcCCGgttgccaagattgtacagtcctccgcatatgatacattcTCGATGTTGCCAGGAGGGAGTGGTGGAATAGAGGATagctagaggttaaacagtgtcccaccttggggaactccctgtttcactCTACGGGAGCTTGACTTCTTATCCCTAAAATCCACATACGACTGGCGCCCGCACAGATAATTTAGAACCCAACGCTTGGTTCCTGCCGTTAGGGACATGTTCTCGTTTTCTTCGACTAGTCTAGCAAAGTTGGCCGTATCGAATACCTTCAAATCAGTACATGTGCCTTTGTAAATACTATCCTCCGATATAAAGCTCCTGTGATTGTTTCACTCAATTGTAGCAGCTCATAGTACACCACCCCTTGTGGTCCCACCAAATTTACAGCACAGTTGTTGTCGTATCAACTTGGATCATGTTGACTTTGCtccattttttctatatacatctCCATTTATATTCACAGCAAGTTTTGCtccattttttctatatacatttccattttttctaTATTCACAGTAAGCTCTGTATGCTCCTAGCCGAAATTCAGTTGTTGCCGTATCAACTTGGATAAGCTGATGGGATAATCCTTAAGATCATGTTGACTTTGCTCCATTTTTTCTACATACATCTCCATTTTTTCTATATTCACAGCAAGCTTTGCTCCATCTTTTCTATATACATctcaatttttctttctatattcaCAGCAAGCTTTGTGTGCTCCTAGTCGAAATTCCTTGCTCACCAGTCGCCGTCCGGATACCATACATCTTTATGACTTCTACAGCTATTGGCGGACATCTCAAGGAAATTTCACCACTTTACCAcagtatttcaaagaaaatggatATTACACATATAGTGTGGGAAAAATATTTCACCCAGGTATCTCGTCGAATAACACTGATGATTATCCCCTAAGTTGGACGGCGAAGCCATTTCACCCAAAAACAGCACGCTTCATGAATTCTCACGTATGTCCAGATAAATATGGTGTCCTAAGGAAAAATCTCATATGTCCAGTGGAACTGCGAAGTCAACCCTACAAAACTCTACCCGATATAGAATCGGTGGCGGAAGGCATACGTTTTGTAAGATCCCGCGGAAAGGCCAAACGGCCTTATTTTCTCGCTTTGGGCTTTCATAAACCTCACATCAATTTTCGTTTTCCCAGCGAATATATGCAGCTTTTTCAGGTGGAGAATTTCTACAATTACACCATGGATAAGTATAAGCCTATGGGTATGCCTAAGGTGGCTTGGAATCCATATACCGATATACGTTCACGTCACGatatgaaacatttaaatataccCTTTCCCTATGGTCCTATATCCAAGAGGCAAAGTGCCAAAATTCGTCAGGCCTACTATGCATCGGTGGCCTATGTGGATGACCTATTTGGTAAGCTTATGCAACATATCGATTTGGAGAATACCATTGTCTTAGTTACCAGTGATCATGGTTGGTCTTTGGGCGAACATGCGGAATGGGCCAAATATAGTAATTTTGAGGTAGCTTTGAGAGTTCCTTTGGTTATACATAGTCCCGAATTTGCCAAACGAGATACCAGTGATAGGAATTTAAA
This is a stretch of genomic DNA from Haematobia irritans isolate KBUSLIRL chromosome 4, ASM5000362v1, whole genome shotgun sequence. It encodes these proteins:
- the Ids gene encoding iduronate 2-sulfatase isoform X2, which codes for MTLQMSFATIIIVIFVSTISLSGYEALRPNSKYNVLFVIFDDLRPAIGAYGDYLAKTPNLDKFINGSYYFTRAYSQQALCAPSRNSLLTSRRPDTIHLYDFYSYWRTSQGNFTTLPQYFKENGYYTYSVGKIFHPGISSNNTDDYPLSWTAKPFHPKTARFMNSHVCPDKYGVLRKNLICPVELRSQPYKTLPDIESVAEGIRFVRSRGKAKRPYFLALGFHKPHINFRFPSEYMQLFQVENFYNYTMDKYKPMGMPKVAWNPYTDIRSRHDMKHLNIPFPYGPISKRQSAKIRQAYYASVAYVDDLFGKLMQHIDLENTIVLVTSDHGWSLGEHAEWAKYSNFEVALRVPLVIHSPEFAKRDTSDRNLNVLTELVDIYPTLVDLAHLPAIPQCQVVAGHTCTEGKSLYAFMDKELQTRDLTKTSLALSQYPRPGKQPTKYPNSDKPKLKNIKIMGYSLRSNEYRYTLWIEFNSQNFTKDWSTIYGEELYDHRLDAMEEINVAEWPQFNDVRLDLKNKLIQAFTK
- the Ids gene encoding iduronate 2-sulfatase isoform X1, with the protein product MTLQMSFATIIIVIFVSTISLSGYEALRPNSKYNVLFVIFDDLRPAIGAYGDYLAKTPNLDKFINGSYYFTRAYSQQALCAPSRNSLLTSRRPDTIHLYDFYSYWRTSQGNFTTLPQYFKENGYYTYSVGKIFHPGISSNNTDDYPLSWTAKPFHPKTARFMNSHVCPDKYGVLRKNLICPVELRSQPYKTLPDIESVAEGIRFVRSRGKAKRPYFLALGFHKPHINFRFPSEYMQLFQVENFYNYTMDKYKPMGMPKVAWNPYTDIRSRHDMKHLNIPFPYGPISKRQSAKIRQAYYASVAYVDDLFGKLMQHIDLENTIVLVTSDHGWSLGEHAEWAKYSNFEVALRVPLVIHSPEFAKRDTSDRNLNVLTELVDIYPTLVDLAHLPAIPQCQVVAGHTCTEGKSLYAFMDKELQTRDLTKTSLALSQYPRPGKQPTKYPNSDKPKLKNIKIMGYSLRSNEYRYTLWIEFNSQNFTKDWSTIYGEELYDHRLDAMEEINVAEWPQFNDGQGCTLRMFTKYTNRDVKDQQHQ